The following coding sequences lie in one Cannabis sativa cultivar Pink pepper isolate KNU-18-1 chromosome 5, ASM2916894v1, whole genome shotgun sequence genomic window:
- the LOC115716980 gene encoding uncharacterized protein LOC115716980: MASSSSEELKQEPQQPPVPVKECVHKTKLIQFLGRTTPIVLQNDNGPCPLLAICNILLLKNNLTLSPDVTEVSQEKLLSLVAERLIDSNSNIDNKDEGYAENQQQNIADAIDLLPRLATGIDVNIKFRRISDFEFTRECAIFDLLDIPLYHGWIVDPQDYETANAIGSKSYNTLMEELVALETRNEREYKNSPEEDCVDFAAATAATLGVPSPCLSKARSFDDSPHLDSDQENARKGDLEEEAELLRALKMSESELLPSLDDSLVADNNKGPVSFSSDESAHVQMIVPVGSVDMLEQHVFENNIFHNPDLSISADCNASRNGSDELVCFGSTPDHALYPFSKANGENSSDLQTYVKPEGHSPIIDEVEKSSVDTLVQIQNSVSLSPGICTPSADEHHANIPQSSEISDNILNSTIDIHKIADKTVECCSAELSSLPVPNADVHSDSSSDRMQQLDTSEALTSSVDGSEPIYEGEECILDPATAIFEDREPIYEGEVVLANQGDKDTVDSRPKDEITPQAGELIRSFLKSNASQLTFYGLFCLQDGLKERELCVFFRNNHFSTMFKFKGELYLLATDQGYINQPDLVWEKLNEVNGDTLFMTGSFNEFKVEDHSNDSWDQHNAMTSTADYIASIDTAAQSVNPDLQLAIALQQQEFDQQPQRQNVQQQPPTVTTNSRLVTGPQVPRSRNPSTLSPRAEQKSKDKCTVM; the protein is encoded by the exons ATGGCCTCCTCTTCCTCGGAGGAACTGAAGCAAGAACCGCAACAACCGCCGGTCCCGGTCAAGGAATGTGTGCACAAGACCAAACTGATTCAATTCCTGGGCCGTACCACTCCCATCGTCCTCCAAAACGACAATGGCCCTTGCCCTCTCCTCGCcatat GTAATATTCTTCTGCTCAAGAACAACTTGACTTTGAGTCCAGATGTGACCGAAGTTTCGCAGGAGAAACTGCTGTCTCTTGTTGCAGAACGATTAATTGATTCAAATAGTAATATCGAT AATAAAGATGAGGGCTATGCTGAGAATCAACAGCAGAACATTGCTGATGCTATTGATCTGCTTCCTCGACTTGCAACAGGGATTGATGTAAATATAAAATTCAGGAG AATAAGTGATTTCGAGTTCACACGAGAATGTGCCATATTTGATTTGTTGGATATTCCACTTTATCATGGTTGGATAGTTGATCCCCAG GACTATGAAACTGCCAATGCCATTGGATCAAAGTCATATAATACACTGATGGAGGAGCTTGTGGCCCTTGAAACACGAAATGAGAGAGAATACAAAAATTCTCCTGAAGAAGATTGCGTTGATTTTGCTGCAGCAACAGCAGCAACTCTGGGTGTCCCTTCTCCATGCCTTTCTAAAGCTAGATCTTTTGATGATTCTCCACATTTAGACTCCGATCAAGAAAATGCAAGAAAAGGGGACCTTGAAGAGGAAGCAGAGTTGTTGAGAGCTTTAAAAATGTCAGAGTCTGAACTGCTGCCTTCACTGGATGATTCTCTTGTAGCTGATAATAATAAAGGACCTGTGTCTTTCAGTTCAGATGAAAGCGCACATGTCCAGATGATTGTGCCTGTAGGTTCTGTAGATATGTTAGAGCAGCATGTTTTCGAAAATAACATTTTCCATAATCCAGACTTATCTATATCAGCTGACTGCAATGCCTCCAGGAATGGAAGTGATGAGTTAGTGTGTTTTGGAAGTACTCCAGATCATGCTTTGTATCCATTTTCAAAGGCAAATGGAGAAAATAGTAGCGATCTCCAAACATATGTCAAACCAGAAGGGCATTCTCCTATCATTGATGAAGTTGAAAAGAGCAGTGTTGACACACTGGTCCAAATTCAAAATTCTGTCTCTCTTTCACCTGGAATTTGCACTCCATCTGCAGATGAGCATCATGCAAATATTCCACAAAGCAGTGAAATAAGCGATAACATATTAAATTCTACCATAGATATTCACAAGATTGCAGATAAGACAGTTGAATGCTGCTCAGCAGAATTATCATCTTTACCAGTGCCGAATGCAGATGTGCATTCAGATTCATCCAGTGATAGGATGCAACAGCTTGACACATCAGAAGCTTTGACTTCAAGTGTCGATGGGAGTGAGCCCATTTATGAAGGGGAAGAATGTATTTTGGATCCTGCAACTGCAATTTTTGAAGACAGGGAGCCAATCTATGAAGGTGAAGTGGTCCTTGCTAATCAAGGTGACAAAGACACCGTAGACTCTAGGCCAAAGGATGAAATTACTCCCCAAGCAG GTGAACTAATTAGGAGTTTTTTGAAGAGCAATGCTAGTCAATTGACTTTCTACGG CCTTTTCTGCTTACAAGATGGTCTTAAAGAGCGTGAGCTGTGTGTCTTTTTCCGTAATAATCACTTCAGCACCATGTTTAAG TTTAAAGGGGAGCTTTATCTTTTGGCTACGGACCAAGGGTACATAAATCAGCCTGACTTGGTATGGGAGAAGCTAAATGAG gttaATGGGGACACATTGTTTATGACAGGAAGCTTCAATGAATTTAAGGTAGAAGACCATTCAAATGATTCTTGGGATCAACATAATGCTATGACTAGCACTGCG GACTACATTGCCAGCATTGATACTGCAGCACAATCAGTAAA TCCTGATTTGCAATTGGCAATAGCTCTTCAGCAACAAGAGTTCGACCAACAGCCACAGCGTCAAAATGTGCAGCAGCAACCACCGACTGTTACTACCAATTCAAGGCTGGTCACTGGTCCCCAG GTGCCGAGAAGCCGGAATCCATCGACATTGTCTCCCAGGGCTGAACAAAAGTCGAAAGACAAGTGTACGGTAATGTGA